The proteins below come from a single Microbacterium sp. SLBN-154 genomic window:
- the ilvC gene encoding ketol-acid reductoisomerase, with the protein MTAEIFYDDDADLSLIQGKKVAIVGYGSQGHAHALNLRDSGVEVVIALKDGSKSTEKAQEEGFEVKNVADAAEWADLIMILAPDQHQRGIFTDHIKDKLTPGKTLAFAHGFNIRFGYIQAPEGVDVILVAPKAPGHTVRREFVAGRGIPDIIAVENDASGQAWDVAKSYAKAIGGTRAGVIKTTFTEETETDLFGEQAVLCGGVSQLIQYGFETLSEAGYQPEIAYFEVLHELKLIVDLMWEGGIAKQRWSVSDTAEYGDYVSGPRVIDPHVKENMQGVLADIQSGAFAKRFIDDQDNGGQEFLALREKAAQHPIEEVGRGLRSLFAWKQTDADYTEGSAAR; encoded by the coding sequence ATGACAGCTGAGATCTTCTACGACGACGACGCCGACCTCTCGCTCATCCAGGGCAAGAAGGTCGCGATCGTCGGCTACGGCTCGCAGGGGCACGCCCACGCGCTGAATCTCCGCGACTCGGGCGTCGAGGTGGTCATCGCGCTGAAGGACGGGTCGAAGTCGACCGAGAAGGCTCAGGAGGAGGGTTTCGAGGTCAAGAACGTCGCGGACGCGGCCGAATGGGCCGACCTCATCATGATCCTCGCGCCCGACCAGCACCAGCGCGGGATCTTCACCGACCACATCAAGGACAAGCTGACCCCCGGCAAGACGCTCGCCTTCGCCCACGGGTTCAACATCCGCTTCGGCTACATCCAGGCCCCCGAGGGCGTCGACGTGATCCTCGTCGCGCCCAAGGCGCCCGGACACACGGTGCGCCGTGAGTTCGTCGCCGGTCGCGGCATCCCCGACATCATCGCTGTCGAGAACGACGCCTCCGGCCAGGCGTGGGACGTGGCGAAGTCGTACGCCAAGGCGATCGGCGGCACCCGCGCGGGTGTCATCAAGACCACCTTCACCGAAGAGACCGAGACCGATCTTTTCGGTGAGCAGGCGGTGCTCTGCGGCGGGGTGTCGCAGCTGATCCAGTACGGTTTCGAGACCCTCAGCGAGGCCGGATACCAGCCCGAGATCGCGTACTTCGAGGTGCTTCACGAGCTGAAGCTGATCGTCGATCTGATGTGGGAGGGCGGCATCGCCAAGCAGCGCTGGTCGGTCTCGGACACCGCCGAGTACGGCGACTACGTCTCGGGCCCCCGCGTGATCGACCCGCACGTGAAGGAGAACATGCAGGGCGTCCTCGCCGACATCCAGTCCGGAGCCTTCGCGAAGCGCTTCATCGACGACCAGGACAACGGCGGCCAGGAGTTCCTCGCCCTCCGCGAGAAGGCGGCACAGCACCCGATCGAGGAGGTCGGCCGGGGACTGCGCTCGCTCTTCGCGTGGAAGCAGACCGACGCCGACTACACCGAGGGCAGCGCGGCGCGCTGA
- the otsB gene encoding trehalose-phosphatase — protein sequence MTAPHVDHARIGDELDRLAATPRLLVALDFDGTLAPLLDEPMDARMTDEARVAVLALVAAPETVVAFVSGRSLHDLRVIGEHEDDSPILLAGSHGAEFWIPDGGAAPTPDDADDKALRDRLRAEAEATTAVFDGVWIEPKTFGFAVHSRLAAPDDADRARDAIDDMVVREAPHWRRRTGHNIVEYAFRHEGKDTAVAALRDRVEATAVLFAGDDVTDEDALRSLGEDDLGVHVGTGETAATISVPDIAALARLLRGLAERRVTRRE from the coding sequence ATGACGGCACCGCACGTCGACCACGCCCGGATCGGCGACGAGCTCGACCGTCTCGCAGCCACGCCCCGGCTCCTCGTGGCCCTCGACTTCGACGGCACTCTGGCGCCTCTGCTGGACGAGCCCATGGACGCGCGGATGACGGACGAGGCGCGCGTCGCCGTCCTCGCGCTCGTCGCCGCCCCCGAGACGGTCGTCGCGTTCGTGTCCGGCCGGAGCCTGCACGATCTGCGGGTCATCGGCGAGCACGAGGACGACTCGCCGATCCTTCTCGCGGGGTCCCACGGCGCCGAGTTCTGGATCCCGGACGGCGGCGCCGCGCCGACCCCCGACGACGCCGACGACAAGGCGCTCCGCGATCGACTTCGTGCCGAGGCCGAGGCGACCACCGCCGTCTTCGACGGCGTGTGGATCGAGCCCAAGACCTTCGGTTTCGCTGTCCACAGCCGACTCGCGGCGCCCGACGACGCCGACCGCGCGCGCGACGCCATCGACGACATGGTCGTCCGAGAGGCCCCGCACTGGCGTCGCCGCACCGGGCACAACATCGTCGAGTACGCCTTCCGGCATGAGGGGAAGGACACCGCCGTCGCCGCTCTCCGCGACCGGGTCGAGGCGACCGCCGTGCTCTTCGCGGGCGACGACGTCACCGACGAAGACGCGCTGCGGAGCCTCGGGGAGGACGATCTCGGGGTCCACGTCGGCACCGGCGAGACGGCCGCGACGATCAGCGTGCCCGACATCGCCGCGTTGGCCCGGCTCCTGCGCGGTCTCGCGGAACGGCGGGTCACGCGACGGGAATAG
- the ilvD gene encoding dihydroxy-acid dehydratase, with protein sequence MVRSDIPDPSAVDIKPRSRVVTDGIEATTSRGMLRGVGMGDEDWDKPQIGIASSWNEITPCNLSLDRLAQGAKEGVHAGGGYPLQFGTISVSDGISMGHEGMHFSLVSREVIADSVETVMMAERLDGSVLLAGCDKSIPGMLMASARLDLSSVFLYAGSIAPGWVKLSDGTEKEITIIDSFEGVGACLAGRMSEADLKRIECAFAPGEGACGGMYTANTMASVAEALGLSLPGSAAPPSADRRRDYFARRSGEAVVNLLKQGITTRDILTKEAFENAIALAMALGGSTNVVLHLLAIANEAEIELSLHDFNRIGDKVPHVADMKPFGKYVMNDVDRHGGIPVVMKAMLDEGLLHGDALTVTGKTLAENLRDLDPDPVDGDVIHRFDDPIHATGGITILHGSFAPQGAVVKTAGFDAAVFEGPARVFERERAAMDALEAGQISAGDVVVIRYEGPKGGPGMREMLAITAAIKGAGLGKDVLLLTDGRFSGGTTGLCIGHIAPEAVDAGPIAFVRDGDLIRVDIAARTLDLLVDDAELSSRREGWEPLPPRYTRGVLAKYSRLVHSAAEGAVTG encoded by the coding sequence ATGGTGCGCTCCGACATCCCCGATCCGTCCGCCGTCGACATCAAGCCCCGCAGCCGCGTCGTCACCGACGGGATCGAGGCCACCACGTCGCGCGGCATGCTCCGCGGTGTCGGAATGGGCGATGAGGACTGGGACAAGCCCCAGATCGGCATCGCGTCGAGCTGGAACGAGATCACCCCCTGCAACCTGAGCCTCGACCGGCTGGCGCAGGGTGCGAAGGAAGGCGTCCACGCCGGCGGCGGATACCCGTTGCAGTTCGGAACCATCTCCGTCTCCGACGGGATCTCGATGGGTCACGAGGGCATGCACTTCTCCCTGGTCTCGCGCGAGGTGATCGCCGACTCGGTGGAGACGGTCATGATGGCCGAGCGCCTCGACGGCTCGGTGCTGCTCGCCGGGTGCGACAAGTCCATCCCCGGCATGCTGATGGCCTCCGCCCGCCTCGACCTCTCCAGCGTCTTCCTCTACGCCGGCTCGATCGCACCCGGATGGGTCAAACTCTCGGACGGCACCGAGAAGGAGATCACCATCATCGACTCGTTCGAGGGCGTGGGTGCGTGCCTGGCGGGGCGGATGTCGGAGGCCGACCTCAAGCGCATCGAGTGCGCCTTCGCCCCGGGCGAGGGAGCGTGTGGCGGGATGTACACCGCCAACACCATGGCCTCGGTGGCCGAGGCGCTGGGGCTCAGCCTGCCGGGCTCGGCCGCGCCGCCCTCGGCGGATCGTCGACGCGACTACTTCGCGCGTCGCTCGGGCGAGGCCGTGGTGAACCTTCTGAAGCAGGGAATCACCACGCGCGACATCCTCACCAAGGAGGCCTTCGAGAACGCGATCGCCCTCGCCATGGCGCTCGGCGGATCCACGAACGTCGTGCTGCACCTCCTCGCCATCGCCAACGAGGCCGAGATCGAGCTGAGTCTGCACGACTTCAACCGCATCGGCGACAAGGTCCCTCACGTGGCGGACATGAAGCCGTTCGGGAAGTACGTGATGAACGACGTCGACCGCCACGGCGGCATCCCGGTGGTCATGAAGGCGATGCTCGATGAGGGCCTTCTTCACGGCGACGCCCTGACCGTGACCGGGAAGACCCTCGCCGAGAATCTCCGCGACCTCGATCCCGACCCCGTCGACGGCGATGTCATCCACCGCTTCGATGACCCGATCCACGCCACCGGCGGCATCACGATCCTCCACGGCTCCTTCGCCCCGCAGGGCGCCGTGGTCAAGACCGCCGGTTTCGACGCCGCCGTGTTCGAGGGGCCTGCGCGGGTCTTCGAACGCGAGCGCGCCGCGATGGACGCCCTCGAGGCCGGGCAGATCTCCGCCGGCGACGTCGTCGTCATCCGCTACGAGGGCCCCAAGGGGGGCCCGGGCATGCGGGAGATGCTCGCCATCACCGCCGCCATCAAGGGCGCAGGCCTCGGGAAAGATGTATTACTCTTGACGGACGGTCGATTCTCCGGCGGCACAACCGGCCTGTGCATCGGCCACATAGCACCCGAAGCGGTGGACGCAGGTCCCATCGCCTTCGTGCGCGATGGTGATCTGATACGGGTCGATATCGCGGCTCGCACTCTCGACCTACTCGTCGATGACGCAGAGCTGAGCTCCCGCCGTGAGGGCTGGGAGCCCCTTCCCCCGCGCTATACCCGTGGCGTTCTGGCCAAGTACTCGCGACTCGTGCACTCCGCAGCGGAGGGCGCGGTCACCGGTTAG
- a CDS encoding acetolactate synthase large subunit, which produces MPAESATAIPRPPARTAAPSAPVLTGAQAVVRSLELLGVTDVFGLPGGAILPVYDPLMDTSEIRHILVRHEQGAGHAAEGYASASGRVGVAIATSGPGATNLVTAIADAYMDSVPVVAITGQVFSNLMGTDAFQEADIVGITMPITKHSFLVKRAEDIPGAIAAAFEIAATGRPGPVLVDITKDAQQAEAPFQWPPKIDLPGYRPVTRAHGKQIQAAAQLIAQAKKPVLYVGGGVIRARAAEELRSLAEATGAPVVTTLMARGAFPDSHPQHLGMPGMHGTVPAVLALQDSDLLIALGSRFDDRVTGKAALFAPDAQVVHVDIDPAEIGKIRAADVPIVGDLKEVLPDLEAAFRAASADAAPDIAQWWSFLDGLRDEFPLGYAPTTDGLLAPQYVIQRIGELTGPEGIYAAGVGQHQMWAAQFIKYERPNAWLNSGGAGTMGYSVPAAMGAKVAEPERVVWAIDGDGCFQMTNQELATCAINKIPIKVAIINNSSLGMVRQWQTLFYDGRYSHTDLNTGHDTIRIPDFVKLAEAYGCLAIRVERAEDVDAAIQTALETNDRPVVIDFVVSADAMVWPMVPQGVSNSYIQYARDHSPAFEREM; this is translated from the coding sequence ATGCCCGCCGAATCCGCCACGGCCATTCCCCGGCCTCCCGCTCGCACCGCGGCCCCGTCCGCGCCCGTGCTCACGGGCGCGCAGGCGGTCGTCCGCTCCCTCGAACTGCTCGGCGTCACCGATGTCTTCGGTCTTCCCGGGGGCGCCATCCTCCCCGTCTACGACCCGCTGATGGACACCTCCGAGATCCGTCACATCCTCGTCCGTCACGAACAGGGGGCCGGCCACGCGGCCGAAGGCTACGCCTCGGCATCCGGACGGGTCGGCGTCGCCATCGCGACATCGGGTCCCGGCGCGACGAACCTCGTCACCGCCATCGCCGACGCCTACATGGATTCGGTGCCCGTGGTCGCCATCACCGGGCAGGTCTTCTCCAATCTGATGGGGACCGACGCGTTCCAGGAGGCCGACATCGTCGGCATCACGATGCCGATCACCAAGCACTCCTTCCTGGTCAAGCGCGCCGAGGACATCCCGGGCGCCATCGCCGCTGCGTTCGAGATCGCCGCGACGGGTCGACCGGGTCCGGTGCTGGTCGACATCACCAAGGACGCCCAGCAGGCCGAAGCTCCGTTCCAGTGGCCGCCGAAGATCGACCTCCCGGGCTACCGACCGGTCACCAGGGCTCACGGAAAGCAGATCCAGGCCGCCGCGCAGCTGATCGCGCAGGCCAAGAAGCCCGTTCTCTACGTCGGTGGCGGCGTGATCCGCGCTCGCGCCGCGGAAGAGCTGCGGTCGCTGGCCGAGGCGACCGGCGCGCCGGTCGTGACGACGCTGATGGCCCGCGGCGCCTTCCCCGACTCCCACCCCCAGCACCTCGGTATGCCGGGTATGCACGGGACGGTGCCGGCGGTACTGGCCCTGCAGGACTCCGACCTGCTCATCGCCCTGGGCTCGCGTTTCGATGACCGCGTCACGGGCAAAGCCGCGCTCTTCGCGCCCGACGCCCAGGTGGTGCACGTCGACATCGACCCCGCCGAGATCGGCAAGATCCGGGCAGCCGACGTGCCGATCGTGGGCGACCTGAAGGAGGTTCTGCCCGATCTTGAGGCGGCTTTCCGCGCGGCGAGCGCCGATGCGGCCCCGGATATCGCGCAGTGGTGGTCGTTCCTCGACGGGCTGCGCGACGAGTTCCCGCTCGGGTACGCTCCGACGACCGACGGGCTGCTGGCCCCGCAGTACGTCATCCAGCGCATCGGAGAGCTGACCGGACCCGAGGGCATCTATGCCGCGGGCGTGGGCCAGCACCAGATGTGGGCGGCGCAGTTCATCAAGTACGAGCGTCCGAACGCCTGGCTGAACTCCGGCGGGGCGGGCACGATGGGCTACTCGGTGCCGGCGGCGATGGGTGCGAAGGTGGCCGAGCCCGAGCGCGTGGTGTGGGCGATCGACGGTGACGGGTGCTTCCAGATGACCAATCAGGAGCTCGCCACCTGCGCCATCAACAAGATCCCGATCAAGGTCGCGATCATCAACAACTCCTCCCTCGGCATGGTCCGCCAGTGGCAGACGCTGTTCTACGACGGCCGCTACTCGCACACCGACCTGAACACCGGGCACGACACCATCCGCATCCCCGATTTCGTCAAGCTCGCCGAGGCCTACGGGTGTCTGGCGATCCGGGTGGAGCGGGCAGAGGACGTCGACGCGGCGATCCAGACGGCGCTCGAGACCAACGACCGTCCCGTCGTCATCGACTTCGTCGTGAGCGCGGACGCAATGGTGTGGCCGATGGTGCCGCAGGGCGTCAGCAACAGCTACATCCAGTACGCCCGCGACCACTCGCCGGCCTTCGAGCGGGAGATGTGA
- a CDS encoding alpha,alpha-trehalose-phosphate synthase (UDP-forming), with amino-acid sequence MSEAPLVVVANRLPVDRDPDGGWRRSPGGLVTALEPVMRRTHGAWVGWAGKPGLDVEPFDFDGTHLHPVRLDADEVENYYEGFSNDTIWPLYHDVISAPRYRRVWWDAYVSVNERFADAAAEVAAQNATVWVQDYQLQLVPQLLRQKRPDLTIGYFHHIPFPAYGLFAQLPWRRQVLEGLLGADVIGFQRVQDAGNFARAVRRQLRLDTKASGITVPLPDGGERIALARAFPISIDADSYIEMARRPDIQARAAEIRESLGNPKKILLGVDRLDYTKGIRHRLKAFGELLEDGRVSVEDVTLVQVASPSRERVEAYVQLRDEIELTVGRINGDHDTMHHTAIRYLHQSYPREEMVALYLASDVMLVTALRDGMNLVAKEYVASRVDNRGVLVLSEFAGAADELGSAIRINPHDIDGLKDAIVRAIEMPGADQGRRMRALRKRVLEHDVEDWSREFLDALADVSRRRADR; translated from the coding sequence GTGTCTGAAGCCCCGCTCGTCGTCGTCGCGAACAGACTTCCGGTCGATCGAGACCCCGACGGGGGGTGGCGCCGGTCGCCCGGCGGCCTCGTCACCGCCCTCGAGCCGGTCATGCGCCGCACTCACGGCGCGTGGGTCGGATGGGCCGGCAAGCCCGGACTCGACGTCGAGCCGTTCGACTTCGACGGCACGCACCTCCACCCGGTCCGCCTGGACGCCGACGAGGTCGAGAACTACTACGAAGGGTTCTCGAACGACACGATCTGGCCGCTCTACCACGACGTCATCAGCGCTCCGCGATATCGGCGGGTGTGGTGGGATGCGTACGTCTCGGTGAACGAGCGGTTCGCCGACGCCGCGGCGGAGGTGGCTGCCCAGAACGCGACCGTCTGGGTGCAGGACTACCAACTCCAGCTCGTTCCGCAGCTTCTTCGTCAGAAGCGCCCCGATCTCACGATCGGCTACTTCCACCACATCCCCTTTCCCGCCTACGGGTTGTTCGCGCAGCTCCCGTGGCGTCGCCAGGTGCTCGAGGGACTTCTCGGCGCCGATGTCATCGGCTTCCAGCGAGTGCAGGATGCCGGCAACTTCGCCCGCGCGGTGCGCCGCCAGCTGCGTTTGGACACCAAGGCGAGCGGAATCACGGTTCCGCTCCCCGACGGGGGAGAGCGCATCGCGCTGGCGCGAGCGTTCCCCATCTCGATCGACGCGGACTCCTACATCGAGATGGCCCGTCGCCCTGACATCCAGGCGCGAGCCGCGGAGATCCGCGAGAGCCTGGGCAATCCGAAGAAGATCCTCCTCGGCGTGGATCGGCTCGACTACACCAAAGGCATCCGTCACCGGCTGAAGGCGTTCGGCGAGCTGCTCGAGGACGGACGGGTGAGCGTCGAGGATGTGACGCTCGTCCAGGTCGCCAGCCCCAGTCGCGAGAGGGTGGAAGCCTACGTTCAGCTGCGCGACGAGATCGAGCTCACCGTGGGGCGGATCAACGGGGATCACGACACCATGCACCACACCGCGATCCGGTACCTGCACCAGTCCTATCCCCGCGAAGAGATGGTCGCGCTCTATCTCGCATCCGACGTGATGCTCGTGACCGCCCTCCGTGACGGGATGAACCTCGTGGCCAAGGAGTACGTCGCCAGTCGCGTCGACAACCGCGGCGTACTCGTGCTCAGCGAGTTCGCCGGCGCGGCCGACGAGCTCGGCAGCGCCATCCGGATCAATCCTCACGACATCGACGGGCTCAAGGACGCCATCGTCCGCGCGATCGAGATGCCCGGGGCCGACCAGGGCCGACGGATGCGGGCACTGCGCAAGCGCGTCCTGGAGCACGATGTCGAGGATTGGTCTCGCGAGTTCCTCGACGCCCTCGCGGACGTCTCGCGTCGGCGGGCCGACCGATGA
- the serA gene encoding phosphoglycerate dehydrogenase: MSKPVVLIAEQLSPATIDALGPDFDVRHVDGTDRPALLAALADARAVLVRSATRIDAEALAAAPDLKVVARAGVGLDNVDIKAATARGVMVVNAPTSNVISAAELTVGHILSLARHIPAAHASLAGGQWKRSAFTGVELFEKTVGIFGLGRIGALVAERLRAFGVRVVGYDPYVTPARAQQLGVELLPFDDVLRQSDAITVHMPKTPETTGMIGADQLALMKPAAYVVNVARGGLIDEDALYTALTTGVIAGAGLDVFTTEPPAADSVAARLVSLPNVVGTPHLGASTEEAQEKAGVSVARSVKLALEGDLVPDAVNVAGGVIDPFVRPGIALVEQLGQFFTALAHGALTSLDIEVRGELAAYDVSVYRLAALKGIFTNIVSENVSYVNAPLFAEQRGIEARLIVEAESPLYRNITVLRGTLSDGTVLTVAGTLAGTRMVPKVVGINGYDIEVAIARHHVVMRYADRPGIVAIYGKYLGDADINIEALQVAQPDSTGRALSVLTVDSPVPDEILDEMRRATGADLFRQIDITES; encoded by the coding sequence GTGTCGAAGCCCGTCGTCCTGATCGCCGAACAGCTCTCGCCCGCCACGATCGACGCCCTCGGGCCCGATTTCGACGTCCGCCACGTCGACGGCACCGATCGTCCCGCGCTCCTGGCCGCACTCGCCGACGCGCGCGCCGTGCTCGTCCGATCGGCCACGCGCATCGACGCCGAGGCGCTGGCCGCCGCCCCCGACCTCAAGGTGGTCGCCCGCGCCGGTGTCGGCCTCGACAACGTCGATATCAAGGCGGCGACCGCGCGGGGCGTCATGGTCGTGAACGCGCCGACCTCCAATGTGATCTCGGCCGCCGAGTTGACCGTGGGGCACATCCTGAGTCTGGCCCGTCACATCCCCGCCGCCCATGCGTCCCTCGCCGGCGGACAGTGGAAGCGCAGCGCCTTCACCGGCGTGGAGCTGTTCGAGAAGACCGTCGGCATCTTCGGTCTGGGCCGTATCGGCGCGCTCGTCGCCGAACGCCTGCGTGCTTTCGGTGTCCGCGTCGTCGGTTACGACCCCTATGTCACCCCCGCGCGTGCACAGCAGCTCGGGGTCGAACTGCTCCCGTTCGACGACGTGCTGCGCCAGAGCGACGCGATCACCGTCCATATGCCCAAGACCCCGGAGACCACGGGGATGATCGGTGCCGACCAGCTGGCGCTGATGAAGCCCGCCGCGTACGTGGTGAACGTCGCCCGCGGCGGTCTCATCGACGAAGACGCCCTGTACACCGCCCTGACGACCGGGGTGATCGCGGGCGCAGGCCTGGATGTCTTCACCACCGAGCCGCCCGCGGCCGACTCGGTGGCCGCGCGCCTGGTGTCTCTCCCCAACGTCGTCGGCACCCCGCACCTCGGGGCGAGCACCGAGGAGGCGCAAGAGAAGGCCGGCGTCTCGGTGGCGCGCTCGGTCAAGCTCGCTCTCGAGGGCGACCTCGTCCCCGACGCGGTCAACGTGGCCGGGGGAGTCATCGACCCGTTCGTCCGGCCCGGGATCGCGCTCGTCGAGCAGCTCGGCCAGTTCTTCACCGCCCTCGCGCACGGCGCTCTGACCAGCCTCGACATCGAGGTGCGCGGCGAGCTGGCCGCCTACGACGTCAGCGTGTATCGCCTTGCTGCGTTGAAGGGCATCTTCACCAACATCGTCAGCGAGAACGTCTCGTACGTCAACGCGCCGCTGTTCGCCGAACAGCGCGGCATCGAGGCCCGCCTGATCGTCGAGGCCGAGAGCCCCCTGTACCGGAACATCACGGTCCTTCGTGGCACCCTCTCCGACGGCACGGTGCTCACGGTGGCCGGGACGCTGGCGGGCACGCGGATGGTTCCGAAGGTCGTGGGCATCAACGGGTACGACATCGAGGTCGCCATCGCGCGACACCACGTCGTCATGCGCTACGCCGACCGCCCCGGCATCGTGGCGATCTACGGCAAGTACCTCGGCGACGCCGACATCAACATCGAGGCCCTGCAGGTCGCGCAGCCCGACAGCACGGGGCGTGCGCTGAGCGTGCTCACCGTCGATTCGCCGGTGCCCGACGAGATCCTCGACGAGATGAGACGCGCGACCGGAGCCGACCTCTTCCGCCAGATCGACATCACCGAATCCTGA
- the ilvN gene encoding acetolactate synthase small subunit: MSSHVLSLLVEDKPGLLTRVAGLFARRGFNIESLAVGVTEVPGLSRITVVVDVDELPLEQVTKQLNKLVNVIKIVELDATASVQREHMLVKVRADNANRSNVLEVVNLFRASVVDYAPDAVVVEITGDKGKIEAFLRAVEPFGIKELAQSGLLAIGRGGKSITERVLRG; this comes from the coding sequence ATGTCGAGCCACGTGCTGAGCCTCCTGGTGGAGGACAAACCCGGACTCCTCACCCGCGTCGCGGGGCTGTTCGCCCGTCGCGGGTTCAACATCGAATCCCTCGCCGTCGGTGTGACCGAGGTCCCCGGCCTCTCCCGCATCACCGTCGTGGTCGATGTCGACGAACTCCCGCTCGAGCAGGTGACGAAGCAGCTGAACAAGCTGGTGAACGTCATCAAGATCGTCGAACTGGATGCCACGGCATCCGTCCAGCGGGAGCACATGCTCGTCAAGGTCCGTGCCGACAACGCCAACCGCTCCAACGTGCTGGAGGTGGTGAACCTCTTCCGTGCCTCGGTGGTCGACTACGCCCCCGATGCCGTCGTGGTCGAGATCACCGGCGACAAGGGCAAGATCGAGGCGTTCCTGCGCGCGGTCGAGCCGTTCGGCATCAAGGAGCTCGCGCAATCGGGACTGCTCGCCATCGGCCGCGGCGGCAAGAGCATCACCGAGCGCGTCCTGCGCGGCTGA
- a CDS encoding bacitracin resistance protein produces MTSPSMSAPTRRRPVWATVAVSGAFGLFYAYVVWNAVTLLVAQASGPLGLNALGWAVLGFTIVFPLVAFGVAFAVGHRRPLGEFALVLLVGLAVVAVLWVNVLAYAYTYGAQLLG; encoded by the coding sequence ATGACCTCGCCCTCCATGTCCGCGCCCACCCGTCGGCGACCCGTCTGGGCCACCGTCGCCGTCAGCGGTGCGTTCGGGCTGTTCTACGCATACGTGGTGTGGAACGCCGTGACCCTCCTCGTCGCGCAGGCATCGGGTCCGCTCGGTCTGAACGCGCTCGGCTGGGCGGTCCTCGGGTTCACCATCGTCTTCCCGCTCGTCGCCTTCGGCGTGGCGTTCGCGGTCGGCCACCGCCGACCGCTCGGCGAGTTCGCCCTCGTGCTGCTGGTCGGCCTGGCCGTCGTCGCCGTGCTGTGGGTGAACGTCCTGGCCTACGCCTACACCTACGGGGCCCAGCTTCTGGGGTGA
- a CDS encoding DNA polymerase III subunit gamma/tau has product MTSRDEDAFRWEGDDDPAPVDPPPAGRGSPPTLPPGYRAVGRGSEELPGTTDEARTAAAPTRESDSDSDSDGDAGGASASVAPERDASTGMGNASLIALGILGGIYLLFSIGWLIGGLRVHGIASFLVSGDGIAPPVWTTGNAAAVGLAVAAPALWFTAVYTLTRRSAAWLRWVLLAAGVVLLVPWPFIVVGAFGS; this is encoded by the coding sequence GTGACGTCGCGCGACGAGGATGCCTTCCGCTGGGAAGGCGACGACGACCCCGCTCCGGTCGACCCGCCGCCCGCGGGGCGGGGTTCACCCCCTACGCTGCCGCCGGGCTACCGCGCGGTGGGGAGGGGCAGTGAAGAGCTTCCGGGAACGACGGATGAGGCGCGCACGGCGGCTGCGCCGACGCGGGAGTCCGACTCAGACTCCGACTCCGACGGAGACGCCGGTGGGGCGTCGGCGAGCGTGGCGCCCGAGCGCGACGCATCCACGGGGATGGGCAACGCCTCCCTGATCGCCCTGGGGATCCTCGGCGGCATCTACCTGCTGTTCTCCATCGGGTGGCTGATCGGCGGACTCCGCGTCCACGGGATCGCCTCGTTCCTCGTTTCGGGCGACGGCATCGCGCCGCCGGTGTGGACCACCGGCAACGCCGCAGCTGTCGGGCTCGCGGTGGCGGCTCCTGCGCTGTGGTTCACCGCGGTCTACACGCTCACCCGTCGGTCGGCCGCGTGGCTTCGCTGGGTGCTCCTGGCTGCAGGCGTCGTGCTGCTCGTGCCGTGGCCGTTCATCGTCGTAGGAGCATTCGGATCATGA